The proteins below come from a single Piscinibacter gummiphilus genomic window:
- a CDS encoding tripartite tricarboxylate transporter substrate binding protein, whose translation MKAITLAAMTLATSGAMAQAYPDKPIHIVVTFTTGGAPDIIARLIGEKLTAAWNVPTIIDNKPGAGGNTGADAVAKSPADGYTVVVGTVGTHSINGALYKKMPYDMVKDFTPITLLATTPNLLVINNDVPAKNVKELVALGKKDGKMTFASSGSGTSIHVSGELFKSMTGMPMEHIPYKGRAGAIPDLLGGRVTMMFDNMPSSLPLVKEGKLRAIGVTSAKRSAAAPDIPTIAEQGLPGFEAVSWFALFGPANMPKAVTDKLSAEVGKIMKSPEVSKKLLDIGLEPAPGTPAELAAYQQKEITKWAKVVKDSGATVD comes from the coding sequence ATGAAAGCCATCACCCTTGCCGCGATGACCCTGGCCACCTCGGGCGCGATGGCGCAGGCCTACCCCGACAAGCCCATCCACATCGTCGTGACCTTCACCACCGGCGGCGCGCCCGACATCATCGCCCGCCTCATCGGCGAGAAGCTCACCGCCGCGTGGAACGTGCCGACCATCATCGACAACAAGCCCGGCGCAGGCGGCAACACCGGCGCCGACGCGGTGGCCAAGTCGCCGGCCGACGGCTACACGGTGGTGGTGGGCACGGTGGGCACGCACTCGATCAACGGCGCGCTCTACAAGAAGATGCCCTACGACATGGTGAAGGACTTCACCCCCATCACCCTGCTCGCCACCACGCCCAACCTGCTCGTGATCAACAACGACGTGCCGGCGAAGAACGTCAAGGAGCTCGTCGCGCTGGGCAAGAAGGACGGCAAGATGACCTTCGCCTCCTCCGGCTCGGGCACCTCGATCCACGTCTCGGGCGAACTCTTCAAGAGCATGACCGGCATGCCGATGGAGCACATCCCGTACAAGGGCCGCGCCGGCGCGATCCCCGACCTGCTGGGTGGGCGTGTGACGATGATGTTCGACAACATGCCGTCGAGCCTGCCGCTGGTGAAGGAAGGCAAGCTGCGCGCGATCGGCGTGACGAGCGCCAAGCGCTCGGCCGCCGCACCCGACATCCCGACCATCGCCGAGCAGGGCCTGCCCGGCTTCGAGGCGGTGTCGTGGTTCGCGCTCTTCGGCCCGGCCAACATGCCCAAGGCGGTGACCGACAAGCTCTCGGCCGAGGTCGGCAAGATCATGAAGTCGCCCGAGGTGAGCAAGAAGCTGCTCGACATCGGCCTGGAGCCCGCGCCCGGCACGCCGGCCGAACTGGCGGCCTACCAGCAGAAGGAAATCACCAAGTGGGCGAAGGTGGTGAAGGACTCGGGCGCGACGGTCGACTGA
- a CDS encoding diguanylate cyclase domain-containing protein: MRHVVSLLVLWSVLWPSVGAANDAAAGLRGLVEQSQAQVKVDPERSRKLAEQALQQLAGLPDADLQVRAHLLLCDYHSERDGAAAQRHVAEARALLPQLKRRGLAAGVLGCEGTLQEAAGENTRAIELYEQQVALAEKTQDDEMQADALFNRGHLRGVRGEFASGLADLKRSRALFERLQMPFHALTVENTIAILYNRMGDHVQARHYYESALKAQAAAGLQREQAVTQYNLGRSLENLREWDAAQQAFDSVLKLSRELSYPRGIAYALRGQAAVQNARNEPTVALALLDQATEVQKTLPDARLRAQIQLQRGIALRLLHRLPESAAALHEALKVFSDGESLAEQAATHGALSQTLAEMGDWRGAFEQQSRFKAATDQVLTRQLDERFATLKVEYDNAARDREMALLQQSQKVTEHALVQERLAGRLLSAVIVLAGILLVVLGVLLWRHRRTSATMRGLAMTDELTGLPNRRAALTELEAQMAKAEPNCALLLADIDLFKAINDNHGHLAGDQILRAVAEAVRAIGGDVKSPAACLSRFGGEEFIAVLPKVSLDDALVAAERFRERVAALDVSRHTPGRSVTISVGVTRLAPGDTLSSLLRRADEALYAAKDGGRNCVVSRVVSRVAPEPVVNDAGDEEGEATPSVLPA, encoded by the coding sequence GTGCGTCACGTCGTTTCTCTCCTGGTGTTGTGGTCGGTCCTGTGGCCGAGCGTGGGCGCGGCGAACGATGCGGCGGCCGGGCTGCGGGGCCTCGTCGAGCAGAGCCAGGCACAAGTGAAGGTCGACCCCGAGCGCAGCCGCAAGCTCGCCGAGCAAGCGCTCCAGCAATTGGCGGGCCTTCCCGATGCCGACCTGCAGGTGCGCGCCCACTTGCTGCTCTGCGACTACCACTCCGAGCGTGACGGCGCCGCCGCCCAGCGCCACGTGGCCGAGGCGCGCGCGCTGTTGCCGCAGCTCAAGCGTCGCGGTCTTGCTGCCGGGGTGCTGGGCTGCGAAGGCACGCTGCAGGAAGCCGCAGGCGAGAACACCCGCGCCATCGAGCTCTACGAACAGCAAGTGGCCCTCGCTGAAAAGACGCAAGACGACGAGATGCAGGCCGACGCGCTCTTCAACCGCGGCCACCTGCGCGGCGTGCGCGGCGAGTTCGCGAGCGGCCTGGCCGACCTCAAGCGATCGCGGGCGCTGTTCGAGCGTCTGCAGATGCCGTTCCACGCGCTCACGGTCGAGAACACGATTGCCATCCTCTACAACCGCATGGGCGACCATGTGCAGGCGCGGCACTACTACGAGTCGGCGCTGAAGGCGCAGGCCGCGGCCGGCCTGCAGCGCGAGCAGGCGGTGACGCAATACAACCTCGGCCGCTCGCTCGAGAACCTGCGCGAGTGGGACGCCGCCCAGCAGGCCTTCGACAGCGTGCTCAAGCTCAGCCGCGAGCTGAGCTACCCGCGCGGCATCGCCTACGCGCTGCGCGGCCAGGCCGCGGTGCAAAACGCGCGCAACGAGCCCACCGTGGCGCTGGCGCTGCTCGACCAGGCCACCGAGGTGCAGAAGACCCTGCCCGACGCCCGCCTGCGGGCGCAGATCCAGCTGCAGCGCGGCATCGCGCTGCGCCTGCTGCACCGATTGCCCGAGAGCGCCGCGGCGCTGCACGAAGCGCTCAAGGTGTTCAGCGACGGCGAGTCGCTCGCCGAGCAGGCCGCCACCCACGGCGCGCTCTCGCAGACGCTCGCCGAGATGGGCGACTGGCGCGGCGCCTTCGAGCAGCAGTCGCGCTTCAAGGCCGCCACCGACCAGGTGCTCACACGCCAGCTCGACGAGCGTTTCGCCACGCTCAAGGTGGAATACGACAACGCGGCGCGCGACCGCGAGATGGCGCTCCTGCAGCAGTCGCAGAAGGTCACCGAGCACGCGTTGGTGCAGGAGCGCCTGGCCGGCCGCCTGCTGAGCGCGGTGATCGTGCTCGCCGGCATCCTGCTCGTGGTGCTGGGCGTGCTGCTGTGGCGCCACCGGCGCACGAGCGCCACCATGCGCGGCCTCGCGATGACCGACGAACTCACCGGCCTGCCGAATCGCCGTGCCGCACTCACCGAACTCGAAGCGCAGATGGCCAAGGCCGAGCCGAACTGCGCGCTGCTGCTCGCCGACATCGACCTCTTCAAGGCCATCAACGACAACCACGGTCACCTGGCCGGCGACCAGATCCTGCGCGCCGTGGCCGAGGCCGTGCGGGCGATCGGCGGCGACGTGAAAAGCCCGGCGGCCTGCCTGTCACGCTTCGGCGGCGAGGAGTTCATCGCCGTGCTGCCCAAGGTGTCGCTCGACGACGCGCTGGTGGCCGCCGAGCGCTTCCGCGAGCGTGTGGCCGCACTCGATGTGTCGCGCCACACGCCGGGCCGCAGCGTCACCATCAGCGTGGGCGTGACGCGGCTCGCGCCCGGCGACACGCTCAGCTCGCTGCTGCGCCGGGCCGACGAGGCGCTCTATGCGGCGAAAGACGGCGGGCGCAACTGTGTGGTGTCACGCGTGGTGTCACGCGTCGCGCCCGAGCCGGTGGTAAACGACGCCGGTGACGAAGAGGGCGAGGCCACGCCCTCGGTGCTGCCGGCCTGA
- a CDS encoding GNAT family N-acetyltransferase, which translates to MITESDIGLAVPDDAVAIAALSRRVIEHGLEWRWTPQRVLASMADADTNVVVARQFNDLLGFAVMRYADEEAHLLLLATQPRCRRQGVGSMLLAWLESTLQVAGIRTIKLETRSGNAGARAFYKHHGFVEHDRRSGYYQGVEDAVRYLKQLGLPDA; encoded by the coding sequence ATGATCACCGAAAGCGACATCGGTCTGGCCGTGCCCGACGACGCGGTGGCCATTGCCGCGCTGTCGCGGCGGGTGATCGAGCATGGCCTCGAATGGCGCTGGACACCCCAGCGCGTGCTGGCCAGCATGGCCGACGCCGACACCAACGTGGTCGTCGCTCGCCAGTTCAACGACCTGCTCGGCTTCGCGGTGATGCGCTACGCCGACGAGGAAGCGCACCTGCTGCTGCTCGCCACCCAGCCGCGCTGCCGCCGCCAGGGCGTGGGCAGCATGCTGCTGGCCTGGCTGGAGAGCACGCTGCAAGTGGCCGGCATCCGCACGATCAAGCTCGAGACGCGCAGCGGCAACGCCGGGGCGCGCGCCTTCTACAAGCACCACGGCTTCGTCGAGCACGACCGGCGCAGCGGCTATTACCAGGGCGTCGAAGACGCGGTGCGCTACCTCAAGCAGCTCGGGCTGCCCGACGCCTGA
- a CDS encoding class I SAM-dependent methyltransferase, whose protein sequence is MSLFNDDVPVTVDFREAAHAQQWTEAAMVVRPWRADFFSAFAEMIAAHAGSPCRVLELGSGPGFLAERLLAVRADLDYVALDFSVPMQVMARERLAAHAGRVDFLVRDLRDPQWGDGLGEFHFIVTHQAVHELRHKRYASGLHAQARERLLPGGSYLVCDHFFGEGGMTNDRLYMTVDEQREALRAAGFTDIEQLLLKGGLVLHQAR, encoded by the coding sequence ATGAGCCTCTTCAACGACGACGTGCCGGTGACCGTCGATTTCCGCGAAGCGGCGCACGCGCAGCAATGGACCGAGGCCGCGATGGTGGTGCGCCCGTGGCGCGCCGATTTCTTCTCGGCGTTTGCCGAGATGATCGCCGCGCATGCGGGCTCGCCCTGCCGCGTGCTCGAACTCGGCTCCGGCCCGGGTTTTCTGGCCGAGCGCCTGCTCGCTGTGCGGGCAGATCTCGACTATGTCGCGCTCGACTTCTCGGTGCCAATGCAGGTGATGGCGCGCGAACGCCTGGCGGCCCACGCGGGGCGGGTCGACTTCCTCGTGCGCGACCTGCGCGACCCGCAGTGGGGTGACGGGCTCGGAGAATTCCACTTCATCGTCACCCACCAGGCGGTGCACGAGTTGCGGCACAAGCGCTACGCGAGCGGCTTGCACGCGCAGGCCCGCGAGCGGCTCTTGCCGGGTGGCAGCTACCTCGTCTGCGACCACTTCTTCGGCGAGGGTGGCATGACCAACGACCGGCTCTACATGACGGTCGACGAGCAGCGCGAGGCCTTGCGGGCGGCGGGCTTCACCGACATCGAGCAGTTGCTGCTGAAGGGCGGGCTGGTGCTGCACCAGGCCCGCTGA
- a CDS encoding threonine/serine dehydratase, translating into MSALLQADAAAPASSSLPSSKSELPYPRLHEVERVALRLAGQIMPTPVWRWQTGVVARTFNPLTEVWLKLELFQQTGSFKLRGALNTVQSFSDEQRRRGVVAASAGNHAVSVACAARAVGSHAKLVMPKFASPVRLDACRGYGAELLLTETLAEAFALADRIAADEGRSMVHPYDGPRTAEGTGTIGLELMRQVRGLDAVVVPVGGGGLAAGISSIVKQINPRCQVFGVEPAGADAMYRSFQAGRPMRLEGVDTVADSLSAPYAMAYSYGVCRRFVDEIVRVDDDALVAAMHHLFLDMKLAAEPAAAAATAALLGPLRERLDGKRVALIVCGSNIDAVRYGELLRRAA; encoded by the coding sequence GAAGTCGGAGTTGCCGTATCCCCGCCTGCATGAGGTCGAACGTGTGGCCTTGCGCCTCGCGGGCCAGATCATGCCCACGCCGGTGTGGCGCTGGCAGACCGGCGTGGTCGCGCGCACCTTCAACCCGCTCACCGAGGTCTGGCTCAAGCTCGAACTCTTCCAGCAGACCGGCAGCTTCAAGCTGCGCGGCGCGCTCAACACCGTGCAGTCGTTCAGCGACGAGCAGCGCCGCCGTGGCGTGGTGGCGGCGAGTGCCGGCAACCATGCGGTGTCGGTCGCCTGTGCCGCGCGCGCCGTGGGCTCGCACGCCAAGCTCGTGATGCCGAAGTTCGCAAGCCCCGTGCGGCTCGACGCGTGCCGCGGCTACGGCGCCGAGCTGCTGCTCACCGAGACGCTCGCCGAGGCCTTCGCGCTCGCCGACCGCATTGCCGCCGACGAAGGCCGCAGCATGGTCCACCCCTACGACGGCCCGCGCACGGCCGAAGGCACGGGCACCATCGGCCTGGAGCTGATGCGCCAGGTGCGCGGGCTCGATGCGGTGGTGGTGCCGGTCGGCGGTGGCGGGCTCGCGGCGGGCATCTCGTCCATCGTCAAGCAGATCAACCCGCGCTGCCAGGTGTTCGGCGTCGAGCCCGCGGGCGCCGATGCGATGTACCGCAGCTTCCAGGCGGGCCGGCCGATGCGGCTCGAGGGCGTCGACACCGTGGCCGACAGCCTGAGCGCGCCCTATGCGATGGCCTACAGCTACGGCGTGTGCCGGCGCTTCGTCGACGAGATCGTGCGGGTGGACGACGACGCGCTCGTCGCGGCGATGCACCACCTCTTCCTCGACATGAAGCTCGCCGCCGAGCCGGCCGCCGCCGCGGCGACGGCCGCCTTGCTCGGCCCGCTGCGCGAGCGGCTCGACGGCAAGCGCGTGGCGCTGATCGTCTGCGGCTCCAACATCGACGCCGTGCGTTATGGCGAGCTGCTGCGGAGGGCGGCATGA